In Papaver somniferum cultivar HN1 chromosome 1, ASM357369v1, whole genome shotgun sequence, a genomic segment contains:
- the LOC113322604 gene encoding protein FATTY ACID EXPORT 2, chloroplastic-like has translation MASLTSTSPTIITTTRVSSSSSSQSSCLHSKTHLRLNPSFSPFRNNRISLRIRGDFKVIKATTEEKTYQIPKQPELDNTGGDGGGSIGSGGSSGGGGGGGDGGEEEEFEGDKKKKMAGMSMSQKLTLGYAALVGVGGLMGYLKSGSQKSLTAGGLSALLLFYVYTQLPTNPVFASALGMGLSAALLGVMGSRFKNSGKVFPAGVVSVVSLVMTAGYLHGIVRSVLHG, from the exons ATGGCGTCATTGACTTCAACGAGTCCTACAATTATAACTACAACTAgggtttcatcttcatcttcatcacagtCTTCATGTCTTCATTCAAAAACCCATCTCAGATTAAACCCTTCTTTCTCCCCGTTCAGAAACAATAGAATTTCTCTGAGAATCAGAGGGGATTTCAAAGTTATTAAAGCTACAACTGAAGAGAAGACATACCAAATACCAAAACAACCAGAACTTGATAACACTGGTGGTGACGGTGGTGGTAGTATCGGTAGTGGAggaagtagtggtggtggtggaggtggtggtgacggaggtgaagaagaagaatttgaaggagataagaagaagaagatggctgGTATGTCCATGTCTCAGAAATTGACCCTGGGTTATGCTGCTCTTGTTGGAG TTGGTGGATTAATGGGCTACTTGAAGAGTGGAAGCCAGAAGTCATTAACAGCAGGAGGATTATCGGCCTTGCTACTGTTTTACGTCTATACACAGCTTCCTACAAACCCGGTCTTTGCTTCGGCCTTGGGAATGG GTTTATCAGCTGCTCTTCTAGGAGTGATGGGTTCTCGCTTCAAGAATTCGGGAAAGGTCTTTCCAGCAGGTGTTGTGTCCGTTGTTTCCCTGGTGATGACTGCTGGCTACCTTCATGGGATTGTCCGAAGTGTGCTACATGGTTGA
- the LOC113275237 gene encoding histone-lysine N-methyltransferase, H3 lysine-9 specific SUVH4-like, whose product MAGIPAEEEIGDLHYAAVQATINQFYEFHNQLCRDGDDLPDQNAVAKMQNEGAILFPKKQVGNLPGVGIGQQFFAWGELDAVGFHNDFPEQEEYRNYTYPIATSIVVSSKRCYEEVVEYYINQSSLDFDDKFRALKNNEEQRIPIRLIRKHKHEDKSVGMVYTYDGLYDVVKSCAEEGVSHRVTYCLNRREAQMLTLNQDRFLIGRPFGRDINDIAGILCEDISAEDPERIPIIATNEVDDAPWCTDFRYSKSMVFSKNVERPKDSIGCDCQGNCSDAMTCSCARLNVTRPYSSDGRLPNKIPIIYECGKHCACGPSCRIKKTQGGLQYRLEVFRTEQKGWGVRTRDHIPDGTYLGEYVGKIRTDKDADKKPDTYLFDIDPQVKKRSTRDAKFCIDGEKVGNFVRFINHSCDPNLFVQSILSDHYDINYARIVLFAGRNIAPMEELTYDYGYKIDGVKNACLSVFIMLVAYGWRD is encoded by the exons ATGGCCGGAATACCAGCAGAAGAAGAAATTGGAGATCTTCATTATGCCGCCGTACAAGCAACAATAAACCAGTTTTATGAGTTTCATAATCAACTTTGCAGG GATGGTGATGATCTTCCCGATCAGAATGCAGTCGCCAAG ATGCAAAACGAGGGTGCCATTTTGTTTCCAAAGAAACAAGTCGGCAATCTTCCAG GGGTTGGTATTGGCCAACAATTTTTCGCTTGGGGCGAACTGGATGCAGTTGGATTTCATA ATGATTTC cCGGAGCAGGAAGAATACAGAAATTATACTTACCCCATAGCTACTTCAATAGTTGTGTCGTCCAAAAGGTGTTATGAAGAAGTAGTGGAGTACTATATCAACCAAAGCAGCCTGGATTTTGACGATAAATTTCGTGCTCTCAAG AACAACGAGGAGCAACGAATTCCTATACGATTAATTCGAAAACATAagcatgaggacaaatctgttggAATGGTTTATACGTATGACGGATTATATGAT GTAGTTAAAAGTTGTGCCGAAGAGGGTGTTTCCCACAGGGTTACGTATTGTCTCAACCGTCGTGAGGCACAAATGTTAACCCTCAACCAGGATCGATTTCTTATAGGCCGTCCTTTCGGAAGAGATATCAATGATATAGCTGG GATATTATGCGAAGATATTAGTGCTGAGGACCCGGAGAGAATACCTATCATAGCAACCAATGAGGTTGACGATGCACCGTGGTGTACAGATTTTAGATATAGCAAATCTATGGTATTCTCCAAAAATGTGGAGAGGCCAAAAGATTCCATTGGCTGCGATTGTCAAGGAAACTGTTCAGATGCCATGACTTGCTCTTGTGCACGACTTAACGTCACGCGTCCATACTCGTCAGATGGCAG ATTACCGAATAAAATCCCAATAATATATGAATGTGGAAAGCACTGTGCTTGCGGTCCTAGTTGTCGAATAAAAAAAACCCAGGGTGGATTACAATACCGGCTGGAG GTCTTCCGCACTGAACAAAAAGGTTGGGGTGTGAGAACACGGGATCACATTCCTGATGGCACGTACCTGGGCGAATATGTGGGGAAGATCCGGACGGATAAGGATGCAGATAAAAAACCTGATACATACCTCTTTGATATCGATCCACAGGTGAAGAAGAGATCAACAAGG GATGCTAAGTTTTGCATAGATGGGGAGAAAGTTGGGAACTTTGTGCGCTTTATCAATCACAGTTGTGACCCCAATCTATTCGTCCAGAGTATATTGAGTGATCACTACGACATTAACTACGCACGGATAGTGTTGTTTGCTGGAAGGAATATAGCTCCGATGGAG GAGCTTACCTACGATTACGGCTACAAGATAGACGGTGTGAAA AATGCATGCTTGTCAGTTTTTATCATGCTTGTGGCATATGGTTGGAGGGATTAG